CAGCCGCTTGGGCCGGAGATTGCGACCCGGCAGCTTCGCTTCCAGGTGATCCACACCCCGGGTCACGCCGAGGACCACGTGGCGCTGTTCGAGCCCAACCGAGGCTGGCTGTTCACCGGCGATCTCTATCTGGGTCCCTACCTGCGCTATCTGCGCGCGGATGAGGACGTCTATGCTTTGATGGATTCGCTCCGCAGGCTCTTGACGCTCGACTTTCGCGAGATCTATTGCCAGCATCGCGGGCAGGTGGAAGACGGCCGCCGGATGCTGGCGAGGAAGCTGGCGTTCCTCGAAGAGCTTGCCGGCCGGGTGCTTGCTCTCCACCAGGAGGGCTTCAGTGAAGCGGCTATCGCGGGAAAACTTTTCTCAGGCGATCGTTTTTGGCGCTTTTTCACCGGAGGCCACTTTTCCCGGCGCAATTTTGTTCGGGCATTCCTCAAGAAAAAAGCTGCTTGACTCCTATCCGCAGGCGGGCAAAGCGGGGGTTGGCGGAGGCCGCCACCCTTGCTAGAATGGAATTTCCTGAACAATGACGCCACGGACAATGTACGAAAAAATATGGGAAGCCCACCTGGTGCAGGAGACGCCGGGCCAGCCTGCCCTCATCTACATTGACCGGCATTTGATCCACGAAGGAACTTCACCGCAGGCCTTTACCGGGTTGCGGCAAACGGGGCGGCGGGTGAGGCGACCCGATTTGACGTTCGCCGTGATGGACCACTCGGTGCCCACCAAAGACCGGCACCTGCCTATCCTGGACACGGTCGCCGCCAAGCAATTTGAAGCGCTGGCCAGAAACTGCGCGGAAACCGGAGTGCGGCTCTTCGATATGTCCAGCAAAAACCAGGGCATCGTGCACGTGATCGGGCCGGAACTGGGCATCACCCAACCCGCGCAAACGATTGTCTGCGGCGACAGCCATACCTCGACGCACGGCGCGCTCGGGGCGCTGGCGTTCGGCATCGGCACCAGCGAGGTCGAACACGTGTTGGCGACGCAGTGCCTGCCGCAGTTCAAGTCGAAGACAATGCTGGTGCGGGTGCATGGGAAGCGGAGGCGGGGTGTGACGGCGAAAGACATCATCCTGGCGATTATCGGAAAGATCGGCATTGCCGGCGGCACCGGCCATGTGTTCGAGTATGCCGGACAGGCCATCGGCGACCTGACGATGGAAGGCCGGATGACGGTGTGCAATATGTCCATCGAGGCTGGCGGCCGGGCGGGAATGGTCGCGCCCGACGATACCACGTTTGCCTATCTGGAAGGGCGTCCCTACGTGCCGCACGGAAAAGATTTTCAAATGGCGGTCCAGGCGTGGAAGTCCGTCGTATCCGACGCCGGAGCGGTCTATGACAGCAGGGTTGAGCTCAATGGGGAGGAGATTGCGCCGCAGGTGACCTGGGGCACAAACCCGGGAATGGTGACCGATGTGACCGGGCGCGTGCCCGATCCGAGTTCCTTCTCGAATCCTGTGGAACGAAGGGCGGC
The nucleotide sequence above comes from Candidatus Acidiferrales bacterium. Encoded proteins:
- the leuC gene encoding 3-isopropylmalate dehydratase large subunit; the encoded protein is MTPRTMYEKIWEAHLVQETPGQPALIYIDRHLIHEGTSPQAFTGLRQTGRRVRRPDLTFAVMDHSVPTKDRHLPILDTVAAKQFEALARNCAETGVRLFDMSSKNQGIVHVIGPELGITQPAQTIVCGDSHTSTHGALGALAFGIGTSEVEHVLATQCLPQFKSKTMLVRVHGKRRRGVTAKDIILAIIGKIGIAGGTGHVFEYAGQAIGDLTMEGRMTVCNMSIEAGGRAGMVAPDDTTFAYLEGRPYVPHGKDFQMAVQAWKSVVSDAGAVYDSRVELNGEEIAPQVTWGTNPGMVTDVTGRVPDPSSFSNPVERRAAERALEYMALEPGTRIADLRLDRVFIGSCTNSRIEDLRAAARVVAGKKVARTVNALVVPGSMQVKAQAEKEGLHKIFLEAGFEWRDAGCSMCIGMNPDVLPSGERCASTSNRNFEGRQGKGGRTHLVSPIMAAAAAIEGHFVDIREWDVGGTE
- a CDS encoding MBL fold metallo-hydrolase, producing MERHSEQDKVRLEESDLPVIEPVEYGEIRYFRMARRYFGRLLYTTGVFWVDGLLFDSGPPNISREFARLSRELAIRLSVTTHHHEDHVGNHATLRRMGIPLFAHSTAIPRLAHPPERLHLYRRLAWGTPEAALAQPLGPEIATRQLRFQVIHTPGHAEDHVALFEPNRGWLFTGDLYLGPYLRYLRADEDVYALMDSLRRLLTLDFREIYCQHRGQVEDGRRMLARKLAFLEELAGRVLALHQEGFSEAAIAGKLFSGDRFWRFFTGGHFSRRNFVRAFLKKKAA